The Limanda limanda chromosome 13, fLimLim1.1, whole genome shotgun sequence genome has a window encoding:
- the dipk1aa gene encoding divergent protein kinase domain 1A, giving the protein MAKGLFPRAWVKKSFYFQARISFVRVKYLFLTWLTVLVGSWVLYVQYSAYTEVCRGHECKNAICDQYRKGIIDGSACSSLCDKETLYLSRCQSTLPNNQVYTGSWGDHDGIIRCKLGELLHYELGEEPEPRRESPVFDKPTKGTSVEKFKEMVFNHLKSKLGEQANLASLVSQILSVADGNRDGRVSLPEARSTWALLQMDEVLLGLLLQDRGHTPRLMGYCGDLYMTERVPYGPLYGLSLPWPLVSWVPSSLQRTIDQWFTPSWPRKAKISMGLLELVEDIFHGTYGSFLICDLAAAHFGYTDRHEIRLTNTGAVVSEDEFRRTMRVLKCETDADCVYGVDCRTSCNVSEKRCREEPIQPNLAKACGALKDYILRGAPSAMREELERQLYACMALKGNAGQMNMEHSLILNNLKALLWRQISHTKDS; this is encoded by the exons GCTCGAATCTCCTTTGTTCGAGTGAAGTACCTTTTCCTGACATGGCTGACCGTGCTGGTGGGGAGCTGGGTCCTGTACGTGCAATACTCGGCCTACACAGAGGTGTGCAGAGGACACGAGTGCAAGAACGCCATT TGTGATCAATACAGGAAGGGGATCATCGATGGCTCTGCCTGCAGCAGCCTGTGTGACAAAGAAACCCTCTATTTGAGCAGGTGTCAGTCAACACTGCCAAACAACCAG GTATACACAGGTAGCTGGGGGGACCATGACGGAATCATCCGCTGTAAGCTGGGGGAGCTTTTGCACTACGAGCTGGGCGAGGAGCCGGAGCCTCGGAGGGAGTCACCCGTGTTCGACAAGCCCACCAAAGGCACATCAGTGGAGAAGTTCAAAGAAATGGTCTTCAATCACCTCAAG TCTAAGCTTGGAGAGCAGGCCAACCTCGCCAGCCTCGTCAGCCAGATCCTGTCTGTCGCCGATGGCAACAGAGACGGACGGGTGTCCCTGCCAGAGGCTCGCTCCACGTGGGCCCTCCTGCAGATGGACGAG GTGCTGTTGGGCCTGCTGCTCCAGGACCGGGGACACACTCCTCGCCTGATGGGCTACTGCGGGGACCTGTACATGACAGAGCGGGTCCCCTACGGGCCGCTGTACGGTTTGTCTCTCCCATGGCCGCTGGTGTCCTGGGTGCCGAGCAGTTTGCAGCGCACCATAGACCAGTGGTTCACGCCTTCTTGGCCTCGCAAAGCCAAGATATCCATGGGTCTGCTGGAGCTGGTAGAGGACATCTTCCACGGCACATACGGCAGCTTCCTGATCTGCGACCTCGCCGCCGCACACTTCGGTTACACCGACCGCCACGAGATCCGTCTCACCAACACCGGAGCCGTGGTTTCCGAGGACGAGTTCAGACGCACCATGCGTGTGCTGAAGTGCGAGACGGATGCTGACTGCGTGTACGGGGTGGACTGCCGGACATCGTGCAACGTGTCGGAGAAGCGGTGCAGGGAGGAGCCCATCCAGCCGAACTTGGCGAAAGCATGCGGTGCACTTAAGGACTACATCCTGCGTGGGGCGCCGTCAGCGATGAGGGAGGAACTGGAGAGGCAGTTGTACGCCTGTATGGCTCTGAAGGGGAACGCTGGACAGATGAACATGGAGCACTCGCTAATCCTCAACAACCTGAAAGCTCTGCTGTGGAGACAGATCTCTCACACCAAGGACTCGTGA
- the rpl5a gene encoding 60S ribosomal protein L5a isoform X2 encodes MIVRFSNRDICCQIAYAKIEGDQIVCAAYSHELPKYGITVGLTNYAAAYCTGLLLARRLLHKFGMDQVYEGQVEVTGDEFNVESVDGQPGAFTCYLDAGLARTTTGNKVFGALKGAVDGGLAIPHSVKRFPGYDTESKEFAAEVHRKHIMGMNVADYMAYLMEEDEDAYKKQFSRFIKNGVTSETVEEMYKKAHATIRANPVHESKPKKDVKKKRWNRAKLSLAQRKDRVAQKKASFLRAQEQEEGDG; translated from the exons ATGATCGTCCGCTTCTCCAACAGGGACATCTGCTGCCAG ATCGCCTATGCAAAGATTGAAGGAGACCAGATTGTGTGTGCTGCCTACTCCCATGAGCTTCCCAAATATGGCATCACCGTAGGCCTCACTAACTACGCAGCAGCCTACTGCACAGGGCTGCTCCTGGCCCGCAGG CTGCTGCATAAGTTCGGCATGGACCAGGTGTACGAGGGCCAGGTGGAGGTGACGGGAGATGAGTTCAACGTAGAGAGTGTGGACGGCCAGCCGGGCGCCTTCACCTGCTACCTGGACGCAGGCCTGGCCAGAACCACCACGGGAAATAAGGTCTTCGGAGCGTTGAAGGGTGCAGTCGACGGAGGGCTGGCCATTCCTCACAG TGTGAAACGCTTCCCCGGTTATGACACAGAAAGCAAAGAGTTCGCCGCAGAGGTGCACCGTAAACACATCATGGGCATGAACGTGGCCGACTACATGGCGTACCtgatggaggaggacgaggacgcaTACAAGAAACAGTTCTCTCGCTTCATCAAAAATGGAGTCACGTCAGAAACG gTAGaagaaatgtacaaaaaagCACACGCCACCATCAGAGCGAACCCCGTTCACGAGTCGAAACCCAAAAAAGACGTCAAAAAGAAGAG GTGGAATCGCGCCAAGTTATCTCTGGCACAGAGGAAGGACCGCGTCGCCCAGAAAAAGGCCAGCTTCTTACGAGCACAAGAGCAAGAAGAAGGGGACGGTTAG
- the rpl5a gene encoding 60S ribosomal protein L5a isoform X1 yields the protein MGFVKVVKNKSYFKRYEVKFRRRREGKTDFYARKRLVVQDKNKYNTPKYRMIVRFSNRDICCQIAYAKIEGDQIVCAAYSHELPKYGITVGLTNYAAAYCTGLLLARRLLHKFGMDQVYEGQVEVTGDEFNVESVDGQPGAFTCYLDAGLARTTTGNKVFGALKGAVDGGLAIPHSVKRFPGYDTESKEFAAEVHRKHIMGMNVADYMAYLMEEDEDAYKKQFSRFIKNGVTSETVEEMYKKAHATIRANPVHESKPKKDVKKKRWNRAKLSLAQRKDRVAQKKASFLRAQEQEEGDG from the exons TTTCGTCAAAGTGGTGAAGAACAAGTCGTACTTCAAGAGGTATGAAGTGAagttcaggaggaggagag AGGGCAAAACCGACTTCTACGCTCGCAAGCGCCTGGTGGTGCAGGACAAGAACAAGTACAACACGCCCAAGTATCGCATGATCGTCCGCTTCTCCAACAGGGACATCTGCTGCCAG ATCGCCTATGCAAAGATTGAAGGAGACCAGATTGTGTGTGCTGCCTACTCCCATGAGCTTCCCAAATATGGCATCACCGTAGGCCTCACTAACTACGCAGCAGCCTACTGCACAGGGCTGCTCCTGGCCCGCAGG CTGCTGCATAAGTTCGGCATGGACCAGGTGTACGAGGGCCAGGTGGAGGTGACGGGAGATGAGTTCAACGTAGAGAGTGTGGACGGCCAGCCGGGCGCCTTCACCTGCTACCTGGACGCAGGCCTGGCCAGAACCACCACGGGAAATAAGGTCTTCGGAGCGTTGAAGGGTGCAGTCGACGGAGGGCTGGCCATTCCTCACAG TGTGAAACGCTTCCCCGGTTATGACACAGAAAGCAAAGAGTTCGCCGCAGAGGTGCACCGTAAACACATCATGGGCATGAACGTGGCCGACTACATGGCGTACCtgatggaggaggacgaggacgcaTACAAGAAACAGTTCTCTCGCTTCATCAAAAATGGAGTCACGTCAGAAACG gTAGaagaaatgtacaaaaaagCACACGCCACCATCAGAGCGAACCCCGTTCACGAGTCGAAACCCAAAAAAGACGTCAAAAAGAAGAG GTGGAATCGCGCCAAGTTATCTCTGGCACAGAGGAAGGACCGCGTCGCCCAGAAAAAGGCCAGCTTCTTACGAGCACAAGAGCAAGAAGAAGGGGACGGTTAG